In Aspergillus nidulans FGSC A4 chromosome II, a single window of DNA contains:
- a CDS encoding uncharacterized protein (transcript_id=CADANIAT00003949): MATDSFILNTGARIPAVGFGTWKAGPGEAAAAVQAAFDAGYRHFDCAPLYGNEAEIGQVFKNTKVPREGYFVTTKLWSSDHRRVEFALDKSLRDLNLMHWPVTLDPSPGDVNYGKEDRTVHATGWDFRDTWREMEKLLDTGKVKTIGVANFSTVNLRKLLETSRITPAVNQTEIQPLLPQEKLHAFCKEKGIHQTAFGPLGGSVSTLHQHPVINAIARKRGCETGNVMLSWGIQKGWSVIPKSTNPVRIKKNLSQNFVLDEQEMKDMDGLAKPKGKRFNRPNWGTVIFHDDVDVDLE; this comes from the exons atggccaCAGACTCTTTCATCCTTAACACAGGAGCCAGAATTCCCGCCGTAGGCTTCGGCACATGGAAGGCCGGTCCAGGcgaagcagcagccgcagtgCAGGCAGCTTTCGACGCAGGGTATAGACACTTT GACTGCGCCCCTCTCT ACGGAAACGAAGCAGAAATAGGCCAGGTCTTCAAGAACACCAAAGTCCCGCGAGAGGGGTATTTTGTGACCACAAAGCT TTGGTCCTCGGATCACCGCCGGGTCGAATTCGCGCTCGACAAGTCGCTGCGCGATCTCAACCTCATGCATTGGCCCGTAACTCTAGATCCATCGCCCGGAGACGTGAACTATGGGAAGGAAGACCGCACCGTCCATGCAACGGGCTGGGATTTCCGCGACACCTGGCGCGAGATGGAGAAACTACTTGACACAGGCAAAGTCAAGACGATAGGTGTTGCGAATTTCTCTACGGTTAACCTAAGAAAATTACTCGAGACCTCAAGGATCACTCCAGCAGTCAACCAGACAGAGATCCAGCCCTTGCTTCCCCAGGAAAAGCTCCATGCTTTCTGTAAAGAAAAGGGAATCCACCAGACAGCTTTCGGGCCCTTGGGCGGGTCTGTCAGTACACTACACCAACACCCAGTCATTAACGCCATTGCGAGAAAGAGGGGCTGCGAGACGGGGAATGTCATGCTTAGCTGGGGGATACAGAAGGGCTGGAGTGTTATCCCGAAAAGCACGAACCCGGTGCGTATAAAGAAGAATCTCAGCCAGAATTTCGTGcttgatgagcaggagatgaaAGATATGGATGGATTGGCGAAGCCCAAGGGGAAGAGGTTCAATCGGCCGAATTGGGGCACTGTGATTTTTCACGACGATGTTGACGTTGATTTAGAGTAG
- a CDS encoding uncharacterized protein (transcript_id=CADANIAT00003952) yields MSPHYYLSYKADLSSLPPRSGPFNDFLARFHVIQNDVLDIPSFIQALKEKRYGDFVVTFRPHFQSGGEMGKWDDELIELLPSSVRIFASVGLDSTGRTSRPLDAEGSVSDTTLYMILSVFRNFTRTQLAARTADPEIFTASHKLIASISHNPRGHILGLVGLGNISKKVVDEEALIEALETGSPSAAGLDVHYHEPQVSPRLAAMDAVTLITHIAGGALNTRINFELNSMENILATVGAQGELIGQPFTPVNSKQVLEYLKAQT; encoded by the exons ATGTCACCTCATTATTATCTTAGCTACAAAGCCGATCTATCATCACTGCCGCCAAGGTCAGGCCCGTT CAATGACTTTCTGGCTCGATTCCACGTCATCCAGAACGACGTTCTCGATATTCCTTCATTCATTCAAGCTCTGAAAGAGAAACG CTACGGCGATTTCGTCGTCACCTTCCGGCCGCACTTTCAGTCGGGAGGAGAGATGGGTAAGTGGGATGATGAACTCATCGAGTTGCTGCCATCTTCAGTTCGCATTTTTGCATCTGTCGGGCTGGATTCAACTGGGCGGACGTCGAGGCCCTTGGACGCCGAGGGATCTG TCTCAGATACAACTCTCTACATGATCCTGTCGGTCTTTAGGAACTTCACTCGGACGCAGCTGGCTGCACGAACAGCCGACCCCGAGATTTTTACGGCATCTCACAAGCTCATCGCATCGATCTCGCATAATCCGCGCGGACATATTCTCGGCCTCGTGGGACTCGGCAATATCAGCAAGAAG GTCGTTGACGAAGAGGCTCTGATTGAGGCCCTCGAGACTGGTTCGCCATCCGCTGCTGGCCTCGACGTTCACTACCATGAGCCGCAGGTCTCCCCGAGGCTCGCGGCCATGGACGCCGTCACCCTGATCACCCATATTGCCGGAGGTGCGTTGAACACCCGCATCAACTTTGAGCTCAATTCCATGGAGAACATTCTCGCGACTGTGGGAGCCCAGGGAGAGCTCATTGGTCAGCCGTTTACCCCAGTCAATAGTAAACAAGTGTTAGAGTATCTCAAAGCACAGACTTAG
- a CDS encoding sugar porter family MFS transporter (transcript_id=CADANIAT00003956), whose protein sequence is MVVSQSMVGRTNAEKPHGLVGMLKNPYVFMTCAFASLGCIMYGYDQGVMSPVLVMENFQNHFPSLMGSTIQGWLVSALELGAWAGALFNGYLADRISRKYSMMVAVVVFTLGSGLQAGAQTPAYFFAGRFIGGLGIGMFSHVIPLYQAEIAPPELRGSLVSLQQLSITIGTAIAFWLDYAHGHTCLGQKSIAWRFPLALQILFAWILFFGMFLFPFSPRWLMSKHREEEAVVALSKLRRLDPNDPLIKAEVLEIKAAVMFDEESDREAVQRGGKLAPWKALFAPNMFKRLVLGCGMSSAFSLFLTDADAGREGMMICQQFTGINAVLYYAPQIFASFGFSSSKQTLLATGVTGILQIVFTMPAVLFLDKFGRKTFLIVGAAGMFCCHIVVATVEGLYEDDWALNEGLYKAQGWVAIAFIWLFAVNFAYSWGPVAWVLAQEIFPNSARSRGVSIVASTNWMFNFVIGLTTKDMLNSMKYGTYIFFAIFSALGGAFIWWFAPETKDKTLEELDIYFGGTQESITEADRARMARINEQLGLSGVEKVEDLIDEKGGAHDELREM, encoded by the exons ATGGTTGTCAGCCAATCTATGGTTGGCCGCACCAACGCGGAGAAACCCCACGGTCTCGTCGGTATGCTCAAGAACCCCTACGTGTTCATGACCTGTGCCTTTGCCTCGCTCGGATGTATCATGTACGGATACGACCAGGGAGTCATGTCCCCGGTGCTTGTGATGGAGAACTTCCAGAACCACTTCCCCAGTCTCATGGGCTCGACCATCCAGGGTTGGCTGGTCTCTGCTCTAGAGCTTGGCGCTTGGGCTGGTGCTCTCTTTAACGGGTACCTGGCCGACAGGATCTCGCGTAAGTATTCGATGATGGTGGCCGTCGTCGTTTTCACCCTTGGTTCGGGGCTGCAGGCTGGCGCGCAGACGCCGGCATATTTCTTCGCGGGACGATTCATCGGTGGTTTGGGGATTGGAATGTTTAGTCAT GTAATTCCACTATATCAGGCTGAGATCGCGCCGCCTGAGCTGCGTGGCTCCCTCGTCTCGCTGCAGCAACTCTCAATCACAATCGGAACGGCTATTGCCTTCTGGCTAGACTATG CCCACGGCCACACCTGCCTTGGACAAAAGTCTATAGCCTGGCGGTTCCCTCTAGCGTTGCAGATTCTCTTCGCGTGgatcctcttcttcggcatgTTCCTATTTCCCTTCTCTCCACGCTGGCTTATGTCCAAGCACcgcgaggaagaggctgtTGTTGCGCTATCGAAACTACGAAGACTTGACCCCAATGATCCCCTCATCAAAGCAGAGGTGCTGGAAATTAAAGCCGCTGTCATGTTCGATGAAGAGAGTGATCGTGAAGCTGTTCAGAGGGGTGGTAAACTGGCGCCATGGAAGGCGCTTTTTGCGCCGAATATGTTCAAGAGGCTGGTGTTGGGCTGCGGTAtgtcctctgccttctctttATTTCTGACGGACGCTGACGCTGGCCGTGAAGGGATGATGATCTGCCAGCAATTCACCGGTATCAACGCCGTTCTGTACTACGCCCCTCAGATATTCGCCTCCTTTGGCTTTTCCTCGTCGAAGCAGACCCTTCTCGCTACTGGAGTTACCGGTATCCTACAAATCGTCTTCACCATGCCGGccgttctcttccttgaCAAGTTCGGCCGGAAGACCTTCCTGATCGTCGGTGCTGCTGGGATGTTCTGCTGCCACATCGTGGTCGCTACCGTCGAGGGCCTGTATGAGGATGACTGGGCTCTGAATGAGGGTCTATACAAGGCGCAGGGATGGGTGGCCATTGCGTTCATCTGGCTGTTTGCTGTCAACTTTGCGTACTCTTGGG GCCCCGTCGCTTGGGTTCTCGCGCAAGAGATCTTCCCCAACAGCGCTCGTTCCCGAGGTGTCTCGATCGTCGCATCCACCAACTGGATGTTCAACTTTGTGATTGGCCTGACAACGAAGGACATGCTAAACAGCATGAAGTATGGCACGTACATTTTCTTCGCGATCTTCAGTGCTCTTGGCGGCGCGTTTATTTGGTGGTTTGCGCCGGAGACGAAGGACAAGacgctcgaggagctggatatTTATTTTGGTGGTACCCAGGAAAGTATTACGGAAGCAGACCGCGCCCGCATGGCGAGGATCAATGAGCAGCTGGGTCTCAGCGGGgtggagaaggtggaggaTCTGATTGACGAGAAGGGAGGCGCGCATGATGAGTTGAGGGAGATGTAG
- a CDS encoding protein llmC (transcript_id=CADANIAT00003951), with protein sequence MAAPSPSPPFIEAESSDSDSTFGEASMTSMTSTESLRSSLLLSIREHGRGYHKYASGQYYLPEDEEEQQRLDMQHEICLISLDRKLYLSPLPDDIQNALDLGTGTGIWAIDFADQHPSVNVIGMDLSPIQPSWVPQNLKFEIDDYEKQWTWAQNFDFIHGRMLSGSIANEKNLFRQAYEFLAPGGWFELMDFSFPVRSDDGTMAGTAFETLNNKMMEGLRRFGRDGALPEQYKQLMTETGFKNVKEVKYKWPQNPWPKDPHLKHIGQWNMVNTLDGLHGFSAKLLIEVMGMTPEEHQELLAQCRKDITNPRIHAYWSIVVAYGQKPGAVKTPTET encoded by the exons ATGGCAGCACCCAGTCCATCGCCGCCCTTCATCGAGGCAGAATCCAGCGATTCAGATTCAACCTTCGGCGAGGCATCAATGACCTCAATGACCTCCACTGAAAGTCTGCGCTCaagcctcctcctcagcatccGTGAGCATGGCCGCGGGTACCACAAGTACGCGTCAGGCCAGTACTACCTCcctgaggacgaagaagagcagcagcggctggaCATGCAGCACGAGATTTGCCTGATCTCGCTCGACCGCAAGCTCTATCTCTCGCCCCTGCCGGACGATATCCAGAACGCCCTCGACCTCGGCACAGGGACCGGTATCTGGGCGATCGACTTTGCAGACCAGCACCCGTCGGTCAATGTCATCGGCATGGACCTCAGCCCCATTCAGCCGTCATGGGTCCCGCAAAACCTGAAATTTGAGATCGACGATTACGAGAAGCAGTGGACGTGGGCCCAGAATTTCGACTTTATCCATGGGCGCATGTTATCCGGCTCGATTGCAAACGAGAAGAATTTGTTCCGGCAGGCGTATGAATTCCTCGCGCCGGGAGGCTGGTTcgagctcatggacttcTCGTTCCCTGTCCGTAGCGACGATGGGACCATGGCGGGAACGGCATTTGAGACACTGAACAACAAGATGATGGAGGGATTGCGCAGATTCGGACGGGACGGTGCCTTGCCAGAGCAGTATAAACAACTCATGACCGAGACAGGATTCAAGAACGTGAAGGAAGTCAAGTACAAATGGCCCCAAAACCCATGGCCCAAGGACCCGCACCTCAAACATATTGGGCAGTGGAACATGGTCAACACCTTGGACGGGCTGCATGGGTTTTCGGCTAAGCTGTTGATCGAGGTGATGGGGATGACACCGGAGGAACATCAGGAACTGCTCGCTCAGTGTCGAAAGGATATCACGAACCCCCGAATCCATGCTTATTGGTCGAT AGTCGTGGCTTACGGTCAGAAGCCGGGAGCTGTGAAAACCCCTACCGAGACGTGA
- a CDS encoding uncharacterized protein (transcript_id=CADANIAT00003948) produces MAGGTSLWVSKEARTDPREIFNLRHLYLMVTLAWAGCFYGFDTGNIGGILTLPSFETAFGLIDLPQKEYDDRKGTIAAMVAAGGAGGSLLAAPTSDVLGRKWSVFLWGLVFMLGAALQMVPNYDILLAGRFIGGLGVGASSMLSPQFLAENSPKSVRGSMTATYNLMIVTSLMLAFWWRTAMSIQLIPGGLMVLMIPFVPETPRYLINHGKAEQGVKNLCQLRKLPPDHPYIQLEFHEIQAQVQFEQETFQGHSYWVVLKDIFGNRSNLQRFVLALLLFIFHKLTGTDSLNYYAPQIFELIGVKDNSSLLTTGVYGAVKVAATIFYVTYLVDRVGRRLPLLMGATIQATAMLYLALYLRFAGTDNTDMGGTPAGGIVGIIWIYLYAFGWSFGHSVACYIVAAEIFPTRIRSACMGFCFFTNWIIDYGITRATPNMLTNMGYGAFLLYALLTYLGVVFIFFCLPELKGRSIESMDDLFQRPLWTLWRHAYPTAEETVRHGVREAKREEQKQSHN; encoded by the exons GACCCCAGGGAGATCTTTAATCTTCGTCATCTATATCTAATGGTAACACTCGCCTGGGCCGGGTGTTTCTACGGCTTTGATACGGGCAATATTGGGGGTATTCTGACCCTGCCCTCGTTCGAGACTGCCTTCGGTCTGATTGATCTGCCTCAGAAGGAGTATGATGATCGTAAA GGAACAATCGCAGCCATGGTCGCAGCTGGCGGCGCCGGTGGCTCTCTCCTCGCAGCGCCGACGTCTGACGTCCTCGGCCGTAAGTGGTCTGTATTTCTCTGGGGCCTGGTCTTCATGCTCGGCGCTGCGTTGCAGATGGTCCCCAACTACGATATTCTTCTCGCAGGCCGATTCATCGGGGGTCTTGGTGTCGGTGCAAGCTCCATGCTCAGCCCTCAATTCTTAGCCGAGAACTCTCCAAAGAGCGTTCGTGGCTCGATGACGGCGACATATAACCTCATGATTGTCACGTCCTTGATGCTGGCGTTCTGG TggaggacggcgatgagtATCCAGCTTATTCCAGGTGGACTTATGGTGCTCATGATCCCTTTTGTCCCGGAGACGCCCAGGTACCTCATCAATCATGGAAAGGCAGAACAGGGCGTGAAAAATCTCTGTCAATTGAGAAAACTGCCCCCCGATCATCCGTACATTCAGCTGGAGTTTCACGAAATCCAGGCACAGGTGCAGTTCGAGCAGGAGACATTCCAGGGCCACAGCTACTGGGTCGTCTTGAAGGATATTTTTGGAAACAGGAGCAATCTGCAGCGTTTCGTTCTCGCCCTGCTCCTGTTCATCTTCCATAAGCTAACGGGGACAGATTCCCTGAAT TACTACGCACCGCAAATATTCGAACTCATCGGTGTCAAGGACAACTCCTCCTTGTTAACTACCGGTGTCTACGGTGCCGTCAAAGTAGCGGCAACGATCTTCTATGTCACATATCTAGTAGACCGCGTCGGCCGTCGTCTCCCTCTACTGATGGGAGCAACCATTCAGGCTACAGCCATGCTCTATCTAGCCCTTTACCTTCGCTTCGCTGGAACAGACAACACGGATATGGGCGGCACGCCGGCCGGTGGTATCGTCGGCATAATCTGGATCTACCTGTATGCCTTTGGTTGGTCCTTCGGTCACAGCGTTGCTTGCTACATTGTAGCTGCGGAGATCTTCCCAACGCGAATC CGCTCGGCCTGCATGGgcttttgcttcttcaccAATTGGATAATCGATTACGGTATCACGCGGGCGACACCAAATATGCTGACGAATATGGGTTATGGGGCCTTTCTGCTATATGCTCTTTTGACGTACCTCGGAGTGGTatttatcttcttctgccttcccGAGTTGAAGGGGCGGTCGATTGAGAGTATGGATGATTTGTTCCAGCGGCCCCTGTGGACACTGTGGCGGCATGCGTATCCAACGGCCGAGGAGACGGTTAGGCATGGAGTACGGGAAGCCAAACGGgaagaacagaagcagaGTCATAATTAG
- a CDS encoding protein CYP682A1 (transcript_id=CADANIAT00003950), with protein MAILWSYLFSSYAVIIGLVTSVYLLGLGIYRLFLHPLAKFPGPKYAALGRWHEAYYDIYLSGKLIFWIEEQHKKYGPVVRIAPDELHILDADLWETIYTKAGRVDKYDRMSSRFGNDTSVLATIPDSLHRVRRGALNPFFSRQRILGLQDIIRQKLNIFIKRVEEYKALNAPMPINRGFLAFSEDVIMQYCFGHDYAALNKRGWAPTLHDPIVNVTLAGNTALHFPIVPKIMNVLPQSWIAKLDPVYVPIFQMQRIREIKDSLTGESPKIDKQTVFSDLIQGDLPASEKADRRLQDEAQLVIGAGLATTGWALTVGTFYLLSNPKVLARLRRELDEAIPARNPENPSGALEWAELEKLPYLTGVIKEAVRLSHSTTSRNVRRLPKPITYKDWVIPPRTPVSMTIPFLHLDEDIYPEPKSFIPERWLDNPKTKNGAPLERYFVGFGKGTRSCLGLNLAWCELYLVFAAFFRFFDFELYETDFSDIELQHDFFLPFPKWDSKGVRVFVKERSA; from the exons ATGGCTATTCTATGGAGCTATCTATTTTCGTCTTATGCCGTCATAATTGGACTGGTAACTTCAGTTTACTTGCTGGGACTGGGCATCTACCGATTGTTCCTGCACCCGCTGGCCAAGTTTCCAGGCCCAAAATACGCAGCCCTAGGTCGCTGGCATGAAGCCTACTATGACATCTACTTGTCGGGGAAGTTGATCTTCTGGATCGAGGAACAGCATAAGAAATACG GCCCTGTCGTCCGCATCGCCCCCGACGAACTGCACATCCTCGATGCCGACTTATGGGAAACCATCTACACAAAAGCCGGCCGCGTCGACAAATATGACCGGATGTCAAGTCGGTTCGGCAATGATACCTCCGTTCTGGCTACGATACCTGACAGCTTGCACCGGGTCCGACGCGGTGCCTTGAACCCGTTCTTCTCGAGACAGCGCATCCTGGGACTGCAAGATATCATTCGCCAGAAACTGAATATTTTCATCAAGCGTGTCGAGGAATATAAAGCACTTAATGCGCCCATGCCGATCAACCGCGGATTCCTGGCGTTCAGTGAAGACGTGATCATGCAGTACTGCTTTGGACATGACTATGCGGCGCTCAATAAACGGGGCTGGGCTCCTACGCTGCATGACCCGATCGTCAATGTCACTCTCGCTGGGAACACAGCGCTGCACTTTCCTATTGTTCCAAAGATCATGAATGTGCTGCCCCAGTCCTGGATCGCGAAGCTGGATCCGGTGTATGTGCCCATCTTTCAGATGCAGCGG ATCCGAGAGATCAAAGACTCCCTGACAGGCGAGTCTCCAAAAATTGACAAGCAGACCGTCTTTTCCGACCTGATCCAAGGCGACCTCCCTGCTTCGGAAAAGGCAGATCGCCGATTGCAAGACGAAGCCCAGCTCGTGATTGGTGCAGGTCTCGCGACGACAGGATGGGCCTTGACTGTAGGGACGTTCTACCTGCTCAGTAACCCCAAAGTGCTAGCTCGTCTGCGACGCGAACTAGACGAAGCGATCCCAGCGCGCAATCCAGAGAACCCCAGCGGTGCCCTCGAATGGGCCGAGCTTGAGAAACTCCCGTACCTAACAGGTGTTATTAAGGAGGCAGTCCGGCTGTCACATTCGACCACTTCTCGCAATGTACGCCGTCTGCCGAAACCTATTACGTATAAGGACTGGGTTATACCCCCGCGCACGCCCGTTTCTATGACGATTCCATTTTTGCATCTCGATGAAGACATCTACCCTGAGCCGAAATCGTTCATACCAGAGAGGTGGTTGGATAATCCTAAAACGAAGAATGGCGCCCCTCTTGAGCGGTACTTCGTCGGTTTCGGGAAGGGGACCAGGTCGTGTCTGGGGCTCAA TCTCGCTTGGTGCGAGCTATACCTCGTTTTCGCGGCCTTCTTCCGGTTCTTCGACTTTGAGTTGTACGAAACAGATTTCTCTGACATCGAGCTCCAGCATGATTTCTTCCTACCATTCCCCAAATGGGATTCAAAGGGCGTCCGAGTGTTTGTCAAGGAGCGGAGTGCTTGA
- a CDS encoding MFS transporter (transcript_id=CADANIAT00003954): protein MASPQTPSKEGDTGLKGGLDVVATNTTGEVPYSVFTKAQKRYIVFFASWAGFFSPVSSQIYFPALNSIADDLGVTSALINLTLTSYMIFQGVSPMFVGDFADKAGRRPAYMVCFLIYIAANIGLALQDNFAALFVLRCLQSAGSSTTIALSAGVVSDIAIAAERGSYMGFVTAGSLLGPAMGPVIGGLLSQYLGWRSVFWFLTIFAGAFLVPFVLLFPETARAIVGNGSIPPPKWNIPLLTLFQARKEPQPEDFDWPKLRFPNPIRTLSIVFQKDIAIILIANAILFAGFYDVTAAIPSIYNELYGLDDLYIGLCYVPFGLGATVASIATGKLLDFNYRRLAKQLNVPLQETRARNLTHFPIEFARLQVALPLLTLGAFTIIAFGWCLNYGVHLAAPTTILFLMGLTLTGAFNTVSTLLVDFYPSNASAATASNNLVRCLLGAGATALIDPMLEAMGRGWCFTFIALVMLCTMPLLCVVMRWGPRWRNERQAKIDAATTGNCQN, encoded by the exons ATGGCATCCCCCCAAACCCCTTCCAAAGAAGGCGACACGGGCCTGAAAGGGGGACTCGATGTGGTCGCCACAAACACCACCGGCGAGGTTCCATATTCGGTCTTCACCAAGGCTCAGAAAAGATACATCGTCTTCTTTGCATCATGGGCTGGCTTCTTCTCGCCCGTCTCGTCACAGATCTACTTCCCTGCACTGAACAGCATTGCAGATGATCTCGGTGTGACCAGCGCCCTAATCAATCTCACGCTGACGAGCTACATG ATCTTTCAGGGTGTCTCTCCCATGTTCGTTGGCGACTTTGCAGATAAAGCTGGCCGTCGGCCTGCATACATGGTCTGCTTCCTGATCTATATCGCTGCCAACATCGGGCTGGCGCTGCAGGACAATTTCGCCGCATTGTTCGTCCTGCGATGCCTGCAAAGTGCAGGGAGCAGCACAACAATTGCCCTCTCTGCTGGCGTTGTCTCAgatatcgccatcgccgctgAGCGCGGGTCCTATATGGGCTTCGTAACGGCAGGTTCTCTCCTCGGACCAGCGATGGGCCCGGTCATCGGCGGTCTTCTATCGCAGTATCTCGGCTGGCGCTCGGTTTTCTGGTTCCTCACCATTTTTGCCGGTGCTTTCTTGGTTCCTTTTGTTCTGCTATTTCCAGAAACTGCTCGCGCAATCGTGGGGAATGGATCTATCCCGCCGCCCAAGTGGAATATCCCCTTGCTCACTTTGTTTCAAGCTCGAAAGGAGCCCCAGCCCGAAGATTTTGATTGGCCAAAGCTTCGATTCCCCAATCCCATTCGGACCCTCTCGATCGTATTCCAGAAAGATATCGCGATCAttctcatcgccaacgcAATCCTCTTTGCCGGCTTTTACGATGTCACAGCGGCGATCCCTTCTATATACAATGAGCTGTACGGCTTAGACGACCTCTATATTGGACTATGCTATGTCCCCTTTGGTCTCGGCGCGACCGTAGCATCAATAGCAACAGGAAAGCTTCTAGACTTCAACTACCGCCGGCTGGCAAAACAACTTAACGTTCCTCTTCAAGAAACTCGCGCCCGGAATCTCACCCACTTCCCAATTGAATTCGCCCGTTTACAGGTCGCGCTCCCGCTGCTGACGCTAGGCGCATTCACAATCATCGCGTTCGGATGGTGTCTCAATTACGGCGTACATCTCGCCGCGCCAACAAccatcctctttctcatggGTCTCACGTTGACAGGAGCATTCAACACGGTCTCAACTCTGCTGGTAGATTTCTATCCCAGCAATGCATCTGCTGCTACTGCATCAAATAACCTTGTGCGTTGTTTACTTGGTGCTGGGGCTACAGCGCTTATTGATCCAATGTTAGAGGCTATGGGGCGGGGATGGTGTTTTACCTTCATTGCACTTGTGATGTTGTGTACAATGCCGTTACTTTGCGTGGTGATGCGGTGGGGTCCGCGGTGGAGGAATGAGAGGCAGGCGAAGATCGATGCAGCTACCACCGGAAATTGCCAAAACTAG
- a CDS encoding uncharacterized protein (transcript_id=CADANIAT00003953): protein MALQSTFRWATLTLFRRSFVPPVRTPVRIIGTHPFSSNQSSPQQVSRPATLHKHQEQSDKSPYSRSPSRVSRSQTELFRRRPDANISTTPENERYFGNIPPAADEKNLRNFLKHAGFSVANIRIAMDPFTGNNPGYCFVEFETRKDADRAVELLTGREFRGRYLRVEHVASKQRRMKPKGAEHVLDFWSPEKAVKHFDYARRGQRLLINGLPPRRKLKQGILNQKLVQFFQGFNVEAISKPLIPPESYDTPHPYNAPCHCYVDFATAADADKAMDTLNGQIGPWGQPLTIEKQRKNWAKPKSAPKQRPRRALFDLDYEDQ, encoded by the exons ATGGCTTTACAGTCAACTTTTCGTTGGGCGACCCTGACTTTGTTTCGTCGTTCCTTTGTCCCGCCTGTTAGGACACCTGTGAGGATAATCGGCACCCATCCATTTTCCAGCAACCAATCGTCACCACAGCAGG TCTCTCGGCCTGCGACGCTTCACAAACACCAGGAACAATCTGACAAATCTCCCTACTCACGATCTCCTTCGCGCGTCTCCCGAAGTCAAACCGAACTCTTTCGTCGACGCCCAGATGCGAATATCTCAACAACTCCGGAGAACGAGAGATACTTCGGTAATATCCCACCAGCGGCAGATGAAAAGAATCTGAGAAACTTTCTCAAGCATGCCGGGTTTAGCGT TGCCAACATCCGCATCGCAATGGACCCGTTTACCGGCAATAACCCAGGATACTGCTTCGTGGAGTTCGAGACAAGAAAGGATGCTGACCGCGCAGTGGAGCTGCTGACAGGACGGGAGTTTAGGGGCCGTTACCTCAGGGTTGAACATGTTGCGAGCAAACAACGCCGCATGAAGCCGAAAGGTGCTGAACATGTGTTGGATTTTTGGAGCCCTGAAAAGGCAGTTAAACACTTTGATTATGCGCGACGTGGCCAACGCTTGCTTATCAATGGCTTGCCTCCCCGCAGGAAGCTCAAACAGGGTATATTGAACCAGAAGCTTGTGCAATTCTTCCAGGGCTTCAACGT AGAGGCTATAAGCAAGCCGCTGATCCCTCCCGAGTCGTATGATACTCCACATCCTTACAATGCACCCTGCCATTGCTACGTGGATTTCGCTACTGCAGCAGACGCCGACAAAGCAATGGATACATTGAACGGTCAAATTGGCCCATGGGGTCAGCCTCTCACGATCGAAAAACAACGAAAAAACTGGGCAAAACCGAAATCTGCCCCAAAACAAAGACCTAGGCGGGCTCTCTTTGATCTCGACTATGAAGATCAATAA
- a CDS encoding phosphatidylinositol 4-phosphate-binding protein cipC (transcript_id=CADANIAT00003955) has protein sequence MGWFDDDSHQARCYGEFQDLDHTNPEHRAKFSHELIAGAASFEAMKAYENHCEREGKPQSHETAKELLAGFAGAFIDREIETKGLDFVDREEAKRHARRQVEEASRQDYY, from the exons ATGGGTTGGTTCG ACGACGACTCTCACCAGGCTCGCTGCTACGGCGAGTTCCAGGACCTCGACCACACCAATCCAGAGCACCGCGCCAAGTTCTCCCATGAGCTCATCGCTGGTGCCGCCTCGTTCGAAGCTATGAAGGCTTACGAGAACCACTGCGAGCGTGAAG GCAAGCCCCAGAGTCATGAGACTGCCAAGGAGCTGCTCGCAGGTTTTGCCGGCGCGTTCATTGACCGCGAAATCGAGACCAAGGGTTTAGACTTCGTTGACCGTGAGGAGGCGAAGAGACACGCTCGTCGccaggttgaggaggctTCCCGCCAGGATTACTACTAG